From the Prunus dulcis chromosome 4, ALMONDv2, whole genome shotgun sequence genome, one window contains:
- the LOC117625088 gene encoding probable LRR receptor-like serine/threonine-protein kinase RFK1 isoform X1 produces the protein MMLVGSVFVCFITAFSCFTLLELAESKLPQEEVDALQQITTTMGAKYWRFNNDACRIEMVGLTEKPPKGAQSNTDCECYFENNTVCHVVKLMLKGYSLPGLLPPQLVKLPYLREIDFAYNYLNGTIPPEWASTKLTYISVLVNRLSGQIPKELGNITTLTYLSLESNKFSGILPIELGNLINLQTLMLSSNQLTGKLPEAFSGIRTLTDFRINDNNFNGTLPDWVQNWKQLRRLEMHSSGLEGPIPSNISQLYNLNELRISDLNGPIQEFPLLRNMTGIVRLVLRNCNIFGEIPAYIWSMKNLTMLDVSFNKLVGELSSTIGAERLKFVFLTGNLLSGNVPQSILRDGNSVDLSYNNFTLKGPLDCQENLNLNLNLYRSSSKENNSMGILPCLKNFKCSRYSKCMHVNCGGGDITFKDENNTKVLYEGDGAVEGGTAKYYRNDRSMWGFSSTGDFMDDYDLQNTRYSISLASSNLSELYTTARISPISLTYFFYCLENGSYTITLHFAEIKFTNDKGYSSLGRRIFDIYVQEILVWKDFNIEDEAGMAQKKLVKQVPNVNVTSNVLEIRFYWAGKGTTRTPERGDYGPLISAISVVSYLKPCTNGGNARTIYIVAGVAVGALCLTLFILAILWWKGLLRGKRGRQKGRDMQTGTFTLKQIKVATDDFDPSNKIGEGGFGPVYKGHLPDGSLVAVKQLSSNSRQGNREFLNEMGMISCVQHPNLVKLHGCCIEGDQLLLVYEYMENNSLAGALFGRENHRIKLDWPTRLNICTGIARGLAFLHEESRLKIVHRDIKATNVLLDGDLNPKISDFGLAKLDEEEKTHISTRIAGTIGYMAPEYALWGRLTYKADVYSFGVVVLEVVSGKKNSYAPSVSCVCLLDWACHLQQTGNLKELVDERLRYEVNGQEAEVMVKVGLLCTNASPSLRPTMSEVVSMLEGRTPIPDVAVPEASTHLMFKAMRDVHDRSQKQSLGGSQSQNVTTNITFCSSSTPGHDLN, from the exons ATGATGCTGGTTGGTAGTGTCTTTGTTTGCTTCATTACTGCATTTAGTTGCTTCACACTGCTGGAACTTGCTGAATCTAAGTTGCCCCAAGAGGAAG TTGATGCCCTCCAACAAATTACCACCACAATGGGAGCAAAATATTGGAGGTTTAACAATGATGCTTGCCGAATTGAAATGGTGGGTCTAACGGAGAAGCCACCAAAGGGAGCCCAGAGCAACACTGATTGTGAATGCTACTTTGAGAACAACACTGTTTGTCATGTCGTAAAACT AATGCTCAAGGGTTATAGTTTACCTGGTTTGCTTCCACCTCAACTGGTCAAGCTTCCTTACCTCAGAGAAAT TGATTTTGCTTACAACTATCTCAATGGTACAATACCACCGGAATGGGCTTCAACAAAACTAACTTATAT TTCTGTTCTGGTCAATCGCTTATCAGGGCAAATTCCAAAGGAGCTAGGAAACATTACCACTCTGACATACCT gaGCCTTGAATCAAACAAATTTTCTGGTATTCTTCCTATTGAGCTTGGGAACTTGATCAATTTGCAGACCTT GATGCTTTCCTCCAATCAGCTGACTGGTAAATTACCAGAGGCGTTTTCTGGGATAAGAACTTTGACAGATTT CCGAATAAATGATAACAACTTCAATGGAACACTCCCTGATTGGGTGCAGAACTGGAAACAACTCAGAAGATT GGAAATGCATTCAAGTGGACTGGAGGGACCCATTCCATCAAATATTTCTCAATTGTACAATTTAAATGAGTT GAGGATTAGTGATTTAAACGGGCCAATTCAGGAATTTCCTTTGCTGAGAAATATGACAGGCATAGTAAGATT GGTTTTGAGGAACTGCAACATTTTTGGGGAGATCCCTGCATATATCTGGTCCATGAAGAATCTGACGATGTT GGATGTCAGTTTTAACAAGTTAGTGGGTGAACTTTCATCCACAATAGGAGCTGAGCGTCTGAAATTTGT CTTTTTGACTGGTAACCTGCTAAGTGGAAATGTGCCACAGTCAATCTTGCGAGATGGAAATAGTGT TGATCTGTCATACAATAACTTCACATTGAAAGGCCCACTGGATTGTCAAGAAAATTT GAATCTAAATCTGAACTTGTACCGGAGCTCTTCGAAGGAGAACAACTC AATGGGAATTCTTCCATGCTTGAAGAATTTTAAGTGCTCACGAT ATTCAAAATGTATGCATGTTAATTGTGGTGGAGGTGACATAACGTTCAAGGACGAGAATAACACGAAGGTTTTGTATGAAGGAGATGGAGCAGTTGAAGGTGGTACTGCAAAATATTATAGAAATGACAGAAGTATGTGGGGATTTAGCAGCACTGGTGACTTCATGGATGACTACGATTTACAGAATACACGTTACTCTATATCTCTGGCATCTTCGAATCTCTCTGAATTATATACGACAGCACGCATATCTCCAATTTCACTTACTTATTTCTTCTATTGTTTAGAAAATGGGAGTTACACTATAACTCTCCATTTTGCGGAGATCAAGTTCACAAATGACAAAGGATACAGTAGTCTGGGGAGGCGTATTTTTGATATCTATGTTCAG GAAATATTGGTGTGGAAGGATTTCAATATTGAAGATGAGGCAGGTATGGCTCAAAAGAAGTTGGTTAAACAAGTACCTAATGTCAATGTGACAAGTAATGTCTTAGAGATCCGATTCTATTGGGCCGGAAAAGGGACAACGAGGACTCCTGAGAGAGGAGATTATGGTCCCCTTATATCAGCTATTTCTGTGGTTTCCT ATCTTAAACCGTGTACAAATGGTGGAAATGCACGAACTATTTATATTGTTGCTGGTGTTGCCGTTGGGGCACTATGCCTAACACTCTTCATACTGGCTATCCTTTGGTGGAAAGGATTATTGCGAGGGAAAAGGGGGAGACAAAAAG GACGAGATATGCAGACAGGGACGTTTACtttgaaacaaataaaagtgGCCACTGATGACTTTGATCCTTCAAACAAGATTGGAGAAGGTGGTTTTGGTCCTGTCTACAAG GGTCACTTACCTGATGGTTCTTTGGTAGCAGTTAAGCAGCTTTCATCCAACTCAAGGCAAGGAAACCGTGAATTTTTAAATGAGATGGGCATGATATCTTGTGTGCAACACCCAAATCTAGTGAAACTGCATGGATGCTGTATTGAAGGGGACCAACTATTGCTGGTGTACGAGTACATGGAAAACAATAGTCTTGCAGGCGCCTTATTTG GCCGGGAAAACCATCGGATTAAACTGGACTGGCCTACGAGGCTTAACATCTGTACTGGGATAGCAAGAGGTCTAGCTTTTCTACATGAAGAATCAAGACTCAAGATTGTTCACAGAGACATAAAAGCTACCAACGTGCTTCTGGATGGGGATTTGAACCCTAAAATATCTGACTTTGGATTGGCTAAGCTTGATGAAGAGGAGAAAACACACATTAGCACCAGGATTGCTGGAACCAT AGGATATATGGCGCCAGAATATGCACTATGGGGTCGTTTGACCTATAAGGCAGATGTTTACAGCTTCGGAGTTGTTGTCTTGGAAGTCGTTAGCGGGAAGAAGAACAGTTATGCCCCAAGTGTCAGTTGTGTCTGTCTCCTAGACTGG GCCTGTCATTTGCAACAAACTGGAAACTTGAAGGAGCTGGTTGATGAAAGGTTAAGGTATGAAGTGAATGGTCAAGAAGCAGAAGTAATGGTTAAAGTTGGTCTGTTGTGCACAAATGCGTCTCCATCACTTAGGCCTACAATGTCCGAGGTGGTGAGCATGCTTGAAGGACGAACACCAATCCCAGACGTTGCGGTCCCAGAAGCGAGTACGCATTTGATGTTCAAGGCTATGAGAGATGTCCATGACCGAAGTCAAAAACAGAGTTTAGGCGGAAGCCAATCCCAGAATGTGACAACTAATATTACATTTTGCTCTTCCTCTACCCCAGGCCATGATTTGAATTAA
- the LOC117625088 gene encoding probable LRR receptor-like serine/threonine-protein kinase RFK1 isoform X2 has protein sequence MMLVGSVFVCFITAFSCFTLLELAESKLPQEEVDALQQITTTMGAKYWRFNNDACRIEMVGLTEKPPKGAQSNTDCECYFENNTVCHVVKLMLKGYSLPGLLPPQLVKLPYLREIDFAYNYLNGTIPPEWASTKLTYISVLVNRLSGQIPKELGNITTLTYLSLESNKFSGILPIELGNLINLQTLMLSSNQLTGKLPEAFSGIRTLTDFRINDNNFNGTLPDWVQNWKQLRRLEMHSSGLEGPIPSNISQLYNLNELRISDLNGPIQEFPLLRNMTGIVRFFLTGNLLSGNVPQSILRDGNSVDLSYNNFTLKGPLDCQENLNLNLNLYRSSSKENNSMGILPCLKNFKCSRYSKCMHVNCGGGDITFKDENNTKVLYEGDGAVEGGTAKYYRNDRSMWGFSSTGDFMDDYDLQNTRYSISLASSNLSELYTTARISPISLTYFFYCLENGSYTITLHFAEIKFTNDKGYSSLGRRIFDIYVQEILVWKDFNIEDEAGMAQKKLVKQVPNVNVTSNVLEIRFYWAGKGTTRTPERGDYGPLISAISVVSYLKPCTNGGNARTIYIVAGVAVGALCLTLFILAILWWKGLLRGKRGRQKGRDMQTGTFTLKQIKVATDDFDPSNKIGEGGFGPVYKGHLPDGSLVAVKQLSSNSRQGNREFLNEMGMISCVQHPNLVKLHGCCIEGDQLLLVYEYMENNSLAGALFGRENHRIKLDWPTRLNICTGIARGLAFLHEESRLKIVHRDIKATNVLLDGDLNPKISDFGLAKLDEEEKTHISTRIAGTIGYMAPEYALWGRLTYKADVYSFGVVVLEVVSGKKNSYAPSVSCVCLLDWACHLQQTGNLKELVDERLRYEVNGQEAEVMVKVGLLCTNASPSLRPTMSEVVSMLEGRTPIPDVAVPEASTHLMFKAMRDVHDRSQKQSLGGSQSQNVTTNITFCSSSTPGHDLN, from the exons ATGATGCTGGTTGGTAGTGTCTTTGTTTGCTTCATTACTGCATTTAGTTGCTTCACACTGCTGGAACTTGCTGAATCTAAGTTGCCCCAAGAGGAAG TTGATGCCCTCCAACAAATTACCACCACAATGGGAGCAAAATATTGGAGGTTTAACAATGATGCTTGCCGAATTGAAATGGTGGGTCTAACGGAGAAGCCACCAAAGGGAGCCCAGAGCAACACTGATTGTGAATGCTACTTTGAGAACAACACTGTTTGTCATGTCGTAAAACT AATGCTCAAGGGTTATAGTTTACCTGGTTTGCTTCCACCTCAACTGGTCAAGCTTCCTTACCTCAGAGAAAT TGATTTTGCTTACAACTATCTCAATGGTACAATACCACCGGAATGGGCTTCAACAAAACTAACTTATAT TTCTGTTCTGGTCAATCGCTTATCAGGGCAAATTCCAAAGGAGCTAGGAAACATTACCACTCTGACATACCT gaGCCTTGAATCAAACAAATTTTCTGGTATTCTTCCTATTGAGCTTGGGAACTTGATCAATTTGCAGACCTT GATGCTTTCCTCCAATCAGCTGACTGGTAAATTACCAGAGGCGTTTTCTGGGATAAGAACTTTGACAGATTT CCGAATAAATGATAACAACTTCAATGGAACACTCCCTGATTGGGTGCAGAACTGGAAACAACTCAGAAGATT GGAAATGCATTCAAGTGGACTGGAGGGACCCATTCCATCAAATATTTCTCAATTGTACAATTTAAATGAGTT GAGGATTAGTGATTTAAACGGGCCAATTCAGGAATTTCCTTTGCTGAGAAATATGACAGGCATAGTAAGATT CTTTTTGACTGGTAACCTGCTAAGTGGAAATGTGCCACAGTCAATCTTGCGAGATGGAAATAGTGT TGATCTGTCATACAATAACTTCACATTGAAAGGCCCACTGGATTGTCAAGAAAATTT GAATCTAAATCTGAACTTGTACCGGAGCTCTTCGAAGGAGAACAACTC AATGGGAATTCTTCCATGCTTGAAGAATTTTAAGTGCTCACGAT ATTCAAAATGTATGCATGTTAATTGTGGTGGAGGTGACATAACGTTCAAGGACGAGAATAACACGAAGGTTTTGTATGAAGGAGATGGAGCAGTTGAAGGTGGTACTGCAAAATATTATAGAAATGACAGAAGTATGTGGGGATTTAGCAGCACTGGTGACTTCATGGATGACTACGATTTACAGAATACACGTTACTCTATATCTCTGGCATCTTCGAATCTCTCTGAATTATATACGACAGCACGCATATCTCCAATTTCACTTACTTATTTCTTCTATTGTTTAGAAAATGGGAGTTACACTATAACTCTCCATTTTGCGGAGATCAAGTTCACAAATGACAAAGGATACAGTAGTCTGGGGAGGCGTATTTTTGATATCTATGTTCAG GAAATATTGGTGTGGAAGGATTTCAATATTGAAGATGAGGCAGGTATGGCTCAAAAGAAGTTGGTTAAACAAGTACCTAATGTCAATGTGACAAGTAATGTCTTAGAGATCCGATTCTATTGGGCCGGAAAAGGGACAACGAGGACTCCTGAGAGAGGAGATTATGGTCCCCTTATATCAGCTATTTCTGTGGTTTCCT ATCTTAAACCGTGTACAAATGGTGGAAATGCACGAACTATTTATATTGTTGCTGGTGTTGCCGTTGGGGCACTATGCCTAACACTCTTCATACTGGCTATCCTTTGGTGGAAAGGATTATTGCGAGGGAAAAGGGGGAGACAAAAAG GACGAGATATGCAGACAGGGACGTTTACtttgaaacaaataaaagtgGCCACTGATGACTTTGATCCTTCAAACAAGATTGGAGAAGGTGGTTTTGGTCCTGTCTACAAG GGTCACTTACCTGATGGTTCTTTGGTAGCAGTTAAGCAGCTTTCATCCAACTCAAGGCAAGGAAACCGTGAATTTTTAAATGAGATGGGCATGATATCTTGTGTGCAACACCCAAATCTAGTGAAACTGCATGGATGCTGTATTGAAGGGGACCAACTATTGCTGGTGTACGAGTACATGGAAAACAATAGTCTTGCAGGCGCCTTATTTG GCCGGGAAAACCATCGGATTAAACTGGACTGGCCTACGAGGCTTAACATCTGTACTGGGATAGCAAGAGGTCTAGCTTTTCTACATGAAGAATCAAGACTCAAGATTGTTCACAGAGACATAAAAGCTACCAACGTGCTTCTGGATGGGGATTTGAACCCTAAAATATCTGACTTTGGATTGGCTAAGCTTGATGAAGAGGAGAAAACACACATTAGCACCAGGATTGCTGGAACCAT AGGATATATGGCGCCAGAATATGCACTATGGGGTCGTTTGACCTATAAGGCAGATGTTTACAGCTTCGGAGTTGTTGTCTTGGAAGTCGTTAGCGGGAAGAAGAACAGTTATGCCCCAAGTGTCAGTTGTGTCTGTCTCCTAGACTGG GCCTGTCATTTGCAACAAACTGGAAACTTGAAGGAGCTGGTTGATGAAAGGTTAAGGTATGAAGTGAATGGTCAAGAAGCAGAAGTAATGGTTAAAGTTGGTCTGTTGTGCACAAATGCGTCTCCATCACTTAGGCCTACAATGTCCGAGGTGGTGAGCATGCTTGAAGGACGAACACCAATCCCAGACGTTGCGGTCCCAGAAGCGAGTACGCATTTGATGTTCAAGGCTATGAGAGATGTCCATGACCGAAGTCAAAAACAGAGTTTAGGCGGAAGCCAATCCCAGAATGTGACAACTAATATTACATTTTGCTCTTCCTCTACCCCAGGCCATGATTTGAATTAA
- the LOC117625088 gene encoding probable LRR receptor-like serine/threonine-protein kinase RFK1 isoform X3, with translation MMLVGSVFVCFITAFSCFTLLELAESKLPQEEVDALQQITTTMGAKYWRFNNDACRIEMVGLTEKPPKGAQSNTDCECYFENNTVCHVVKLMLKGYSLPGLLPPQLVKLPYLREIDFAYNYLNGTIPPEWASTKLTYISVLVNRLSGQIPKELGNITTLTYLSLESNKFSGILPIELGNLINLQTLMLSSNQLTGKLPEAFSGIRTLTDFRINDNNFNGTLPDWVQNWKQLRRLEMHSSGLEGPIPSNISQLYNLNELRISDLNGPIQEFPLLRNMTGIVRFDLSYNNFTLKGPLDCQENLNLNLNLYRSSSKENNSMGILPCLKNFKCSRYSKCMHVNCGGGDITFKDENNTKVLYEGDGAVEGGTAKYYRNDRSMWGFSSTGDFMDDYDLQNTRYSISLASSNLSELYTTARISPISLTYFFYCLENGSYTITLHFAEIKFTNDKGYSSLGRRIFDIYVQEILVWKDFNIEDEAGMAQKKLVKQVPNVNVTSNVLEIRFYWAGKGTTRTPERGDYGPLISAISVVSYLKPCTNGGNARTIYIVAGVAVGALCLTLFILAILWWKGLLRGKRGRQKGRDMQTGTFTLKQIKVATDDFDPSNKIGEGGFGPVYKGHLPDGSLVAVKQLSSNSRQGNREFLNEMGMISCVQHPNLVKLHGCCIEGDQLLLVYEYMENNSLAGALFGRENHRIKLDWPTRLNICTGIARGLAFLHEESRLKIVHRDIKATNVLLDGDLNPKISDFGLAKLDEEEKTHISTRIAGTIGYMAPEYALWGRLTYKADVYSFGVVVLEVVSGKKNSYAPSVSCVCLLDWACHLQQTGNLKELVDERLRYEVNGQEAEVMVKVGLLCTNASPSLRPTMSEVVSMLEGRTPIPDVAVPEASTHLMFKAMRDVHDRSQKQSLGGSQSQNVTTNITFCSSSTPGHDLN, from the exons ATGATGCTGGTTGGTAGTGTCTTTGTTTGCTTCATTACTGCATTTAGTTGCTTCACACTGCTGGAACTTGCTGAATCTAAGTTGCCCCAAGAGGAAG TTGATGCCCTCCAACAAATTACCACCACAATGGGAGCAAAATATTGGAGGTTTAACAATGATGCTTGCCGAATTGAAATGGTGGGTCTAACGGAGAAGCCACCAAAGGGAGCCCAGAGCAACACTGATTGTGAATGCTACTTTGAGAACAACACTGTTTGTCATGTCGTAAAACT AATGCTCAAGGGTTATAGTTTACCTGGTTTGCTTCCACCTCAACTGGTCAAGCTTCCTTACCTCAGAGAAAT TGATTTTGCTTACAACTATCTCAATGGTACAATACCACCGGAATGGGCTTCAACAAAACTAACTTATAT TTCTGTTCTGGTCAATCGCTTATCAGGGCAAATTCCAAAGGAGCTAGGAAACATTACCACTCTGACATACCT gaGCCTTGAATCAAACAAATTTTCTGGTATTCTTCCTATTGAGCTTGGGAACTTGATCAATTTGCAGACCTT GATGCTTTCCTCCAATCAGCTGACTGGTAAATTACCAGAGGCGTTTTCTGGGATAAGAACTTTGACAGATTT CCGAATAAATGATAACAACTTCAATGGAACACTCCCTGATTGGGTGCAGAACTGGAAACAACTCAGAAGATT GGAAATGCATTCAAGTGGACTGGAGGGACCCATTCCATCAAATATTTCTCAATTGTACAATTTAAATGAGTT GAGGATTAGTGATTTAAACGGGCCAATTCAGGAATTTCCTTTGCTGAGAAATATGACAGGCATAGTAAGATT TGATCTGTCATACAATAACTTCACATTGAAAGGCCCACTGGATTGTCAAGAAAATTT GAATCTAAATCTGAACTTGTACCGGAGCTCTTCGAAGGAGAACAACTC AATGGGAATTCTTCCATGCTTGAAGAATTTTAAGTGCTCACGAT ATTCAAAATGTATGCATGTTAATTGTGGTGGAGGTGACATAACGTTCAAGGACGAGAATAACACGAAGGTTTTGTATGAAGGAGATGGAGCAGTTGAAGGTGGTACTGCAAAATATTATAGAAATGACAGAAGTATGTGGGGATTTAGCAGCACTGGTGACTTCATGGATGACTACGATTTACAGAATACACGTTACTCTATATCTCTGGCATCTTCGAATCTCTCTGAATTATATACGACAGCACGCATATCTCCAATTTCACTTACTTATTTCTTCTATTGTTTAGAAAATGGGAGTTACACTATAACTCTCCATTTTGCGGAGATCAAGTTCACAAATGACAAAGGATACAGTAGTCTGGGGAGGCGTATTTTTGATATCTATGTTCAG GAAATATTGGTGTGGAAGGATTTCAATATTGAAGATGAGGCAGGTATGGCTCAAAAGAAGTTGGTTAAACAAGTACCTAATGTCAATGTGACAAGTAATGTCTTAGAGATCCGATTCTATTGGGCCGGAAAAGGGACAACGAGGACTCCTGAGAGAGGAGATTATGGTCCCCTTATATCAGCTATTTCTGTGGTTTCCT ATCTTAAACCGTGTACAAATGGTGGAAATGCACGAACTATTTATATTGTTGCTGGTGTTGCCGTTGGGGCACTATGCCTAACACTCTTCATACTGGCTATCCTTTGGTGGAAAGGATTATTGCGAGGGAAAAGGGGGAGACAAAAAG GACGAGATATGCAGACAGGGACGTTTACtttgaaacaaataaaagtgGCCACTGATGACTTTGATCCTTCAAACAAGATTGGAGAAGGTGGTTTTGGTCCTGTCTACAAG GGTCACTTACCTGATGGTTCTTTGGTAGCAGTTAAGCAGCTTTCATCCAACTCAAGGCAAGGAAACCGTGAATTTTTAAATGAGATGGGCATGATATCTTGTGTGCAACACCCAAATCTAGTGAAACTGCATGGATGCTGTATTGAAGGGGACCAACTATTGCTGGTGTACGAGTACATGGAAAACAATAGTCTTGCAGGCGCCTTATTTG GCCGGGAAAACCATCGGATTAAACTGGACTGGCCTACGAGGCTTAACATCTGTACTGGGATAGCAAGAGGTCTAGCTTTTCTACATGAAGAATCAAGACTCAAGATTGTTCACAGAGACATAAAAGCTACCAACGTGCTTCTGGATGGGGATTTGAACCCTAAAATATCTGACTTTGGATTGGCTAAGCTTGATGAAGAGGAGAAAACACACATTAGCACCAGGATTGCTGGAACCAT AGGATATATGGCGCCAGAATATGCACTATGGGGTCGTTTGACCTATAAGGCAGATGTTTACAGCTTCGGAGTTGTTGTCTTGGAAGTCGTTAGCGGGAAGAAGAACAGTTATGCCCCAAGTGTCAGTTGTGTCTGTCTCCTAGACTGG GCCTGTCATTTGCAACAAACTGGAAACTTGAAGGAGCTGGTTGATGAAAGGTTAAGGTATGAAGTGAATGGTCAAGAAGCAGAAGTAATGGTTAAAGTTGGTCTGTTGTGCACAAATGCGTCTCCATCACTTAGGCCTACAATGTCCGAGGTGGTGAGCATGCTTGAAGGACGAACACCAATCCCAGACGTTGCGGTCCCAGAAGCGAGTACGCATTTGATGTTCAAGGCTATGAGAGATGTCCATGACCGAAGTCAAAAACAGAGTTTAGGCGGAAGCCAATCCCAGAATGTGACAACTAATATTACATTTTGCTCTTCCTCTACCCCAGGCCATGATTTGAATTAA